In one Tachysurus vachellii isolate PV-2020 chromosome 24, HZAU_Pvac_v1, whole genome shotgun sequence genomic region, the following are encoded:
- the raph1b gene encoding ras-associated and pleckstrin homology domains-containing protein 1b isoform X1, giving the protein MDQVSDDELDHAAEEDSDKEDQDLDKMFGAWLGELDKITQSLDDERQPGKVQKAPLREETNLANFSYRFSMYNINEAINQGEPVDLDALMADLCSIEQELSTIGKPSSSSSSSSSSFSSSSSSSGRPTDQKSRQRAAQGRSASARHAGGSSGGSACSSSHASPAGTVRVGGGQSRPMLSNFSLDDITAQLEQASRSMDEAARQTSESSTSSSQLRRAGSLGGASDQEARSASRSSHSSVNSVSASSMDSLDIRGQDAETQNQTSTEHASLRRVNGNAARRHLDFTSREGEVDQCTHSYLDRETSLILKSIAGKPSHLLTKEEQAAKAKAEKIRVALEKIKEAQVKKLVIRVHMSDESSKTMMVDERQSVRQVLDSLLDKSHCGYSPDWALVETITELQMERIFEDHENLVENLLNWTRDSQNKLMFIERIEKYALFKNPQNYLLGKKETSEMADRNKEALLEECFCGGSVSVPEIEGVLWLKDDGKKSWKKRYFLLRASGIYFVPKGKAKASKDLVCFLQLDHVNVYYGQNYRSKYKAPTDYCLALKHPQIQKKSQYIKYLCCDDIRTLHQWVNGIRIAKYGKQLYLNYQEAMKRTEAAYDWSSLSSSSIKSGTSSVSNPESQSNHSSHTDSGVSDGTSSTHARSQSVVSSIFSEAWKRGTQMEESTRTRPESTRSSHSIHGVHGGHSSHAHFNTLHLAQQQHTTASVHLQQQVQPQSNSVPHPHVHPASHPFGSVTQASVQAPVPAPVPPALAPPQHSPSPPKIFPVALQSSSPVLSQPSLSPSKLSPVLPLPSPVLAQTSPAPPPPPPPPPPPPPVCVHHYSGPHIFAKYSTINRLKNASQAAKPHPQAQQVLPVPSSQPLKPLINNIPPGANVPPPPPPPPPATMPAPGSAMAVLKLGPPSPATQPLFTPPSPPLPSPPPASIKFQHIPPPTTTQSQPLPPPPPQVPIQSHPLPPPPPQVPIQSYPLPPPPPPAPIQSHTFPPPPAPVQSHSFPPPPAPIQSHSFPPPPAPVQSHFFPPPPPSATIQPHAFPSPPAPIQCHPLPPPPPPPPAPIQSHPLAPLPVSIHSQPFPPPPPPAPLQSEAFPPPPPPMQANSLPPPPQTAPPPLTCNGLKHILAQKFPKVPRDVSPPGCQTHSPPPPPPPPPPPPPTPPAPPLPPQQPFATAPPPPPPPPPPSAPGPPRALPKTFVGGFPPQTSPKPSGVSMQMSPVASLLTGPPPPPPPPPPPPASVKMHAPATLPKQQSITKTMPHLNQTSTTSSLVKQIASQFPGAVPIVANHVEGHKPPLSAPAVKTKPKWQPGGQVQQQQRSPEFPPPPSDTTLTFPPPPPPCPPPPGPAPPPPPPLPPAQLSSAVKAPSGYYGGSKKPPPTPLRNSSVKSDEYQESIRNLVGKFNPSSVSSASLSSGSPSKDSYAGPPAPPKPGKLNLANLPLALQNRVSQNQQSNTHCPSHAKTENNSFPPPPPPPPPPPPPHISNLPPPPPLPGTPKVAVVNPQPQPAWSKNSLKKTAPATSIRRNNTTPEPPPPCPPLQGAAPPTSPKGSTQPNFLEDLHRTLRRKSLRNSAAKMDPVATMDDMVLPPPPPELLDQQRLSGSGYMSNNISGYATIRRGPPPAPPKRDNSTKLTN; this is encoded by the exons ATGGATCAGGTGTCCGACGATGAACTGGACCATGCTGCTGAGGAAGACAGCGATAAGGAGGATCAGGACCTGGATAAGATGTTTGGAGCCTGGCTAGGAGAGCTGGACAAAATcacacag AGTTTGGATGATGAGCGTCAACCGGGAAAAGTACAGAAAGCTCCTCTCAGAGAAGAGACCAACCTGGCCAACTTCTCCTACCGATTCTCCATGTACAATATCAACG AAGCCATAAACCAGGGTGAGCCGGTGGATCTGGACGCCCTCATGGCCGACCTGTGCTCCATCGAACAGGAGCTCAGCACCATCGGCAAGCCttcgtcctcctcctcttcttcctcttcttccttttcttcctcttcttcctcctccggTCGCCCCACAGACCAGAAGTCTCGCCAGCGGGCTGCACAAGGGCGTTCTGCCAGTGCCCGCCACGCCGGAGGTAGCAGTGGTGGGAGCGCGTGCAGCAGCAGCCATGCCTCGCCAGCAGGTACAGTGCGAGTGGGTGGCGGCCAGAGCCGACCGATGCTCTCCAACTTCTCTCTGGACGACATCACAGCCCAGCTGGAGCAGGCCTCACGCAGCATGGACGAAGCCGCCCGTCAGACCTCAGAGTCTTCCACGAGCAGCTCTCAGCTCAGGCGCGCGGGCTCGTTGGGCGGAGCCAGCGACCAGGAGGCGCGCTCCGCCAGCCGCTCATCTCACTCCAGCGTCAACTCCGTCTCCGCCTCTAGCATGGACTCGCTGGACATCAGAGGGCAGGATGCGGAGACACAGAACCAAACAAGCACAGAG CATGCCTCATTGAGAAGGGTCAATGGTAACGCTGCCAGACGGCACCTTGACTTCACCTCCCGCGAGGGGGAAGTGGATCAGtgcact CACTCCTACCTGGACAGGGAGACCTCTCTGATTCTCAAAAGTATTGCAGGAAAACCCTCTCACCTGCTGACCAAG GAGGAGCAGGCTGCCAAAGCAAAGGCGGAAAAAATTCGTGTGGCTCTGGAGAAAATTAAAGAAGCGCAGGTCAAAAag CTGGTGATCCGTGTGCACATGTCGGACGAAAGCTCGAAGACGATGATGGTAGACGAGCGGCAGAGTGTTAGGCAGGTGCTGGACAGCCTGCTGGATAAGTCCCACTGTGGATACAGTCCCGACTGGGCTCTGGTGGAGACCATCACCGAGCTACAGATGG AGCGTATTTTTGAGGACCATGAGAACCTGGTGGAGAACCTGCTTAACTGGACCAGAGACAGCCAGAACAAGCTCATGTTCATCGAGCGTATTGAGAAGTATGCACTCTTCAAGAACCCACAG AATTACCtgctggggaaaaaagagacaTCTGAGATGGCTGATAGAAACAAGGAGGCACTGCTGGAG GAGTGTTTTTGTGGTGGCTCCGTATCAGTGCCTGAGATTGAAGGAGTGCTCTGGCTAAAGGATGATGGGAAAAAGTCATGGAAGAAGCGATACTTCTTACTACGCGCATCTGGGATTTACTTTGTGCCGAAGGGCAAagctaag GCCTCTAAAGACTTGGTGTGCTTTCTGCAACTGGATCATGTGAATGTTTATTATGGACAAAACTACCGGAGCAAGTATAAAGCCCCCACTGACTACTGCCTTGCccttaag CATCCACAGATTCAGAAGAAGTCTCAGTACATCAAGTATCTGTGCTGTGATGATATCAGGACCCTGCACCAGTGGGTTAACGGGATCCGGATTGCTAAG TATGGGAAGCAGCTGTACCTGAACTATCAGGAAGCTATGAAACGCACCGAAGCCGCCTACGACTGGTCCTCTCTTTCCAGCTCCAGCATCAAGTCTGGCACCAGCTCAGTCAGCAACCCTG AGTCACAGTCCAACCATTCGAGTCATACAGACAGTGGGGTGTCAGATGGCACCTCGTCCACACATGCACGCTCGCAGAGTGTTGTCAGCTCCATCTTCTCCGAAGCCTGGAAGAGAGGCACGCAGATGGAGGAGAGTACCAGA ACAAGACCAGAGTCAACACGTTCAAGCCACTCTATCCACGGTGTCCATGGTGGCCACTCCAGCCATGCTCACTTTAACACACTCCATTTGGCACAGCAGCAGCATACAACTGCctcagtacatttacagcagcaaGTGCAGCCTCAGTCAAATTCCGtgccacacccacatgtgcATCCAGCCTCACATCCTTTTGGTAGTGTTACTCAAGCTTCAGTTCAAGCTCCCGTCCCAGCTCCCGTCCCGCCTGCTCTAGCTCCTCCTCAGCACTCTCCATCTCCACCCAAGATCTTTCCAGTTGCACTCCAGTCCTCCAGTCCAGTTCTGTCCCagccctctctttctccatccaaACTTTCACCAGTTCTGCCCTTGCCCTCTCCAGTTCTGGCCCAAACCTCTCCggcacctccaccaccaccaccgcctCCGCCACCCCCTCCTCCTGTCTGTGTCCATCACTACTCGGGTCCTCATATTTTTGCCAAATATAGCACCATCAACCGCCTGAAGAATGCCTCTCAGGCTGCTAAGCCACACCCTCAAGCACAGCAGGTACTTCCAGTACCATCCTCTCAACCTTTGAAGCCTCTCATCAACAATATACCACCAGGAGCAAATGTACCACCcccaccacctcctcctccaccagcAACCATGCCTGCTCCAGGTTCAGCCATGGCTGTACTGAAACTTGGTCCCCCAAGCCCAGCCACTCAGCCACTGTTTACCCCACCATCCCCACCACTGCCGTCTCCACCTCCAGCATCCATCAAATTCCAACATATTCCACCTCCAACAACAACCCAGTCCCAACCTCTACCCCCACCTCCACCTCAAGTACCCATCCAGTCTCACCCTCTACCCCCACCTCCACCTCAAGTACCCATCCAGTCCTACCCTCTacccccacctccacctccagcaCCTATCCAATCCCACACTTTTCCCCCACCTCCAGCACCTGTCCAATCCCACTCTTTTCCCCCACCTCCAGCACCTATTCAATCCCACTCTTTTCCCCCACCTCCAGCACCTGTCCAATCccacttttttcccccacctccaccttcagCAACTATTCAACCTCACGCTTTTCCCTCTCCTCCAGCACCTATCCAGTGTCATCCTttaccacctccaccaccaccacctccagcACCTATCCAATCCCACCCTCTTGCTCCGCTTCCAGTATCTATCCATTCCCAGCCTtttcctccacctccaccaccagcCCCTTTGCAATCTGAAGCGTTTCCGCCTCCCCCACCTCCAATGCAAGCCAACAGCCTGCCTCCTCCACCACAAACAGCCCCACCTCCATTAACTTGCAATGGCCTCAAACACATTCTGGCCCAGAAGTTCCCTAAAGTACCCAGGGATGTGTCTCCTCCAGGCTGTCAAACTCATtcaccaccacctcctccacctcctccaccaccaccacctcccaCTCCTCCCGCCCCTCCTCTCCCACCTCAGCAGCCTTTTGCgacagcaccaccaccaccccctccACCACCCCCACCATCTGCCCCAGGGCCACCTCGGGCATTGCCTAAAACTTTCGTTGGAGGATTTCCACCCCAGACTTCACCGAAACCATCAGGTGTTTCCATGCAGATGTCTCCAGTTGCTTCTCTTCTAACAGgtcctccaccacctcctccaccacctccaccccCACCTGCATCTGTAAAAATGCATGCACCAGCTACATTGCCCAAACAGCAGAGCATCACTAAGACGATGCCCCATTTGAACCAGACCTCCACTACATCATCTTTAGTCAAACAGATTGCCAGCCAGTTTCCGGGTGCTGTTCCCATAGTGGCCAACCATGTAGAGGGTCACAAACCCCCGCTATCAGCACCTGCAGTTAAGACTAAACCAAAATGGCAACCTGGAGGACAAGTTCAGCAACAGCAGCGTTCACCTGAGTTTCCACCACCACCTTCAGATACTACACTTACTTTTCCGCCACCACCACCCCCATGTCCACCTCCACCAGGTCCagcaccaccacctccaccaccacttcCCCCTGCACAGTTAAGTTCTGCAGTGAAGGCTCCCTCTGGATACTATGGAGGTAGCAAGAAGCCTCCCCCTACCCCTCTACGCAACTCCAGTGTCAAGTCCGATGAATACCAGGAGTCCATCCGAAATCTAGTGGGCAAGTTCAATCCCAGCTCAGTGTCTTCTGCTTCATTGTCTTCTGGTTCTCCTTCCAAGGACTCCTATGCTGGACCACCTGCACCACCTAAACCTGGCAAGCTTAACTTGGCCAACTTACCACTGGCTTTGCAGAACAGAGTAAGTCAAAACCAGCAGAGCAACACACATTGTCCCTCCCATGCCAAAACTGAGAATAATagctttcctcctcctcctcctcctcctcctcctcctcctccaccacacATATCTAATctcccacctccaccaccatTACCAGGGACCCCAAAAGTAGCTGTGGTGAACCCCCAGCCCCAGCCTGCTTGGAGCAAGAACTCCCTGAAGAAGACAGCACCTGCTACATCTATACGGCGCAACAATACAACTCCTGAGCCTCCACCACCATGCCCACCTCTGCAGGGAGCAGCACCTCCAACTTCTCCAAAAGGAAGTACTCAACCAAACTTTCTAGAGGACTTGCACCGGACACTGAGGCGCAAGTCTTTGAGAAACTCTGCAGCCAAGATGGACCCTGTGGCCACCATGGATGACATGGTACTGCCTCCACCTCCTCCAGAGCTTCTTGACCAGCAGAGACTTAGCGGGAGTGGATATATGTCCAATAACATCTCTGGCTATGCAACAATAAGGCGAGGCCCACCGCCTGCCCCACCTAAACGGGACAACAGCACCAAATTGACAAACTGA
- the raph1b gene encoding ras-associated and pleckstrin homology domains-containing protein 1b isoform X2 — protein sequence MDQVSDDELDHAAEEDSDKEDQDLDKMFGAWLGELDKITQSLDDERQPGKVQKAPLREETNLANFSYRFSMYNINEAINQGEPVDLDALMADLCSIEQELSTIGKPSSSSSSSSSSFSSSSSSSGRPTDQKSRQRAAQGRSASARHAGGSSGGSACSSSHASPAGTVRVGGGQSRPMLSNFSLDDITAQLEQASRSMDEAARQTSESSTSSSQLRRAGSLGGASDQEARSASRSSHSSVNSVSASSMDSLDIRGQDAETQNQTSTEHASLRRVNGNAARRHLDFTSREGEVDQCTHSYLDRETSLILKSIAGKPSHLLTKEEQAAKAKAEKIRVALEKIKEAQVKKLVIRVHMSDESSKTMMVDERQSVRQVLDSLLDKSHCGYSPDWALVETITELQMERIFEDHENLVENLLNWTRDSQNKLMFIERIEKYALFKNPQNYLLGKKETSEMADRNKEALLEECFCGGSVSVPEIEGVLWLKDDGKKSWKKRYFLLRASGIYFVPKGKAKASKDLVCFLQLDHVNVYYGQNYRSKYKAPTDYCLALKHPQIQKKSQYIKYLCCDDIRTLHQWVNGIRIAKYGKQLYLNYQEAMKRTEAAYDWSSLSSSSIKSGTSSVSNPESQSNHSSHTDSGVSDGTSSTHARSQSVVSSIFSEAWKRGTQMEESTRTRPESTRSSHSIHGVHGGHSSHAHFNTLHLAQQQHTTASVHLQQQVQPQSNSVPHPHVHPASHPFGSVTQASVQAPVPAPVPPALAPPQHSPSPPKIFPVALQSSSPVLSQPSLSPSKLSPVLPLPSPVLAQTSPAPPPPPPPPPPPPPVCVHHYSGPHIFAKYSTINRLKNASQAAKPHPQAQQVLPVPSSQPLKPLINNIPPGANVPPPPPPPPPATMPAPGSAMAVLKLGPPSPATQPLFTPPSPPLPSPPPASIKFQHIPPPTTTQSQPLPPPPPQVPIQSYPLPPPPPPAPIQSHTFPPPPAPVQSHSFPPPPAPIQSHSFPPPPAPVQSHFFPPPPPSATIQPHAFPSPPAPIQCHPLPPPPPPPPAPIQSHPLAPLPVSIHSQPFPPPPPPAPLQSEAFPPPPPPMQANSLPPPPQTAPPPLTCNGLKHILAQKFPKVPRDVSPPGCQTHSPPPPPPPPPPPPPTPPAPPLPPQQPFATAPPPPPPPPPPSAPGPPRALPKTFVGGFPPQTSPKPSGVSMQMSPVASLLTGPPPPPPPPPPPPASVKMHAPATLPKQQSITKTMPHLNQTSTTSSLVKQIASQFPGAVPIVANHVEGHKPPLSAPAVKTKPKWQPGGQVQQQQRSPEFPPPPSDTTLTFPPPPPPCPPPPGPAPPPPPPLPPAQLSSAVKAPSGYYGGSKKPPPTPLRNSSVKSDEYQESIRNLVGKFNPSSVSSASLSSGSPSKDSYAGPPAPPKPGKLNLANLPLALQNRVSQNQQSNTHCPSHAKTENNSFPPPPPPPPPPPPPHISNLPPPPPLPGTPKVAVVNPQPQPAWSKNSLKKTAPATSIRRNNTTPEPPPPCPPLQGAAPPTSPKGSTQPNFLEDLHRTLRRKSLRNSAAKMDPVATMDDMVLPPPPPELLDQQRLSGSGYMSNNISGYATIRRGPPPAPPKRDNSTKLTN from the exons ATGGATCAGGTGTCCGACGATGAACTGGACCATGCTGCTGAGGAAGACAGCGATAAGGAGGATCAGGACCTGGATAAGATGTTTGGAGCCTGGCTAGGAGAGCTGGACAAAATcacacag AGTTTGGATGATGAGCGTCAACCGGGAAAAGTACAGAAAGCTCCTCTCAGAGAAGAGACCAACCTGGCCAACTTCTCCTACCGATTCTCCATGTACAATATCAACG AAGCCATAAACCAGGGTGAGCCGGTGGATCTGGACGCCCTCATGGCCGACCTGTGCTCCATCGAACAGGAGCTCAGCACCATCGGCAAGCCttcgtcctcctcctcttcttcctcttcttccttttcttcctcttcttcctcctccggTCGCCCCACAGACCAGAAGTCTCGCCAGCGGGCTGCACAAGGGCGTTCTGCCAGTGCCCGCCACGCCGGAGGTAGCAGTGGTGGGAGCGCGTGCAGCAGCAGCCATGCCTCGCCAGCAGGTACAGTGCGAGTGGGTGGCGGCCAGAGCCGACCGATGCTCTCCAACTTCTCTCTGGACGACATCACAGCCCAGCTGGAGCAGGCCTCACGCAGCATGGACGAAGCCGCCCGTCAGACCTCAGAGTCTTCCACGAGCAGCTCTCAGCTCAGGCGCGCGGGCTCGTTGGGCGGAGCCAGCGACCAGGAGGCGCGCTCCGCCAGCCGCTCATCTCACTCCAGCGTCAACTCCGTCTCCGCCTCTAGCATGGACTCGCTGGACATCAGAGGGCAGGATGCGGAGACACAGAACCAAACAAGCACAGAG CATGCCTCATTGAGAAGGGTCAATGGTAACGCTGCCAGACGGCACCTTGACTTCACCTCCCGCGAGGGGGAAGTGGATCAGtgcact CACTCCTACCTGGACAGGGAGACCTCTCTGATTCTCAAAAGTATTGCAGGAAAACCCTCTCACCTGCTGACCAAG GAGGAGCAGGCTGCCAAAGCAAAGGCGGAAAAAATTCGTGTGGCTCTGGAGAAAATTAAAGAAGCGCAGGTCAAAAag CTGGTGATCCGTGTGCACATGTCGGACGAAAGCTCGAAGACGATGATGGTAGACGAGCGGCAGAGTGTTAGGCAGGTGCTGGACAGCCTGCTGGATAAGTCCCACTGTGGATACAGTCCCGACTGGGCTCTGGTGGAGACCATCACCGAGCTACAGATGG AGCGTATTTTTGAGGACCATGAGAACCTGGTGGAGAACCTGCTTAACTGGACCAGAGACAGCCAGAACAAGCTCATGTTCATCGAGCGTATTGAGAAGTATGCACTCTTCAAGAACCCACAG AATTACCtgctggggaaaaaagagacaTCTGAGATGGCTGATAGAAACAAGGAGGCACTGCTGGAG GAGTGTTTTTGTGGTGGCTCCGTATCAGTGCCTGAGATTGAAGGAGTGCTCTGGCTAAAGGATGATGGGAAAAAGTCATGGAAGAAGCGATACTTCTTACTACGCGCATCTGGGATTTACTTTGTGCCGAAGGGCAAagctaag GCCTCTAAAGACTTGGTGTGCTTTCTGCAACTGGATCATGTGAATGTTTATTATGGACAAAACTACCGGAGCAAGTATAAAGCCCCCACTGACTACTGCCTTGCccttaag CATCCACAGATTCAGAAGAAGTCTCAGTACATCAAGTATCTGTGCTGTGATGATATCAGGACCCTGCACCAGTGGGTTAACGGGATCCGGATTGCTAAG TATGGGAAGCAGCTGTACCTGAACTATCAGGAAGCTATGAAACGCACCGAAGCCGCCTACGACTGGTCCTCTCTTTCCAGCTCCAGCATCAAGTCTGGCACCAGCTCAGTCAGCAACCCTG AGTCACAGTCCAACCATTCGAGTCATACAGACAGTGGGGTGTCAGATGGCACCTCGTCCACACATGCACGCTCGCAGAGTGTTGTCAGCTCCATCTTCTCCGAAGCCTGGAAGAGAGGCACGCAGATGGAGGAGAGTACCAGA ACAAGACCAGAGTCAACACGTTCAAGCCACTCTATCCACGGTGTCCATGGTGGCCACTCCAGCCATGCTCACTTTAACACACTCCATTTGGCACAGCAGCAGCATACAACTGCctcagtacatttacagcagcaaGTGCAGCCTCAGTCAAATTCCGtgccacacccacatgtgcATCCAGCCTCACATCCTTTTGGTAGTGTTACTCAAGCTTCAGTTCAAGCTCCCGTCCCAGCTCCCGTCCCGCCTGCTCTAGCTCCTCCTCAGCACTCTCCATCTCCACCCAAGATCTTTCCAGTTGCACTCCAGTCCTCCAGTCCAGTTCTGTCCCagccctctctttctccatccaaACTTTCACCAGTTCTGCCCTTGCCCTCTCCAGTTCTGGCCCAAACCTCTCCggcacctccaccaccaccaccgcctCCGCCACCCCCTCCTCCTGTCTGTGTCCATCACTACTCGGGTCCTCATATTTTTGCCAAATATAGCACCATCAACCGCCTGAAGAATGCCTCTCAGGCTGCTAAGCCACACCCTCAAGCACAGCAGGTACTTCCAGTACCATCCTCTCAACCTTTGAAGCCTCTCATCAACAATATACCACCAGGAGCAAATGTACCACCcccaccacctcctcctccaccagcAACCATGCCTGCTCCAGGTTCAGCCATGGCTGTACTGAAACTTGGTCCCCCAAGCCCAGCCACTCAGCCACTGTTTACCCCACCATCCCCACCACTGCCGTCTCCACCTCCAGCATCCATCAAATTCCAACATATTCCACCTCCAACAACAACCCAGTCCCAACCTCTACCCCCAC CTCCACCTCAAGTACCCATCCAGTCCTACCCTCTacccccacctccacctccagcaCCTATCCAATCCCACACTTTTCCCCCACCTCCAGCACCTGTCCAATCCCACTCTTTTCCCCCACCTCCAGCACCTATTCAATCCCACTCTTTTCCCCCACCTCCAGCACCTGTCCAATCccacttttttcccccacctccaccttcagCAACTATTCAACCTCACGCTTTTCCCTCTCCTCCAGCACCTATCCAGTGTCATCCTttaccacctccaccaccaccacctccagcACCTATCCAATCCCACCCTCTTGCTCCGCTTCCAGTATCTATCCATTCCCAGCCTtttcctccacctccaccaccagcCCCTTTGCAATCTGAAGCGTTTCCGCCTCCCCCACCTCCAATGCAAGCCAACAGCCTGCCTCCTCCACCACAAACAGCCCCACCTCCATTAACTTGCAATGGCCTCAAACACATTCTGGCCCAGAAGTTCCCTAAAGTACCCAGGGATGTGTCTCCTCCAGGCTGTCAAACTCATtcaccaccacctcctccacctcctccaccaccaccacctcccaCTCCTCCCGCCCCTCCTCTCCCACCTCAGCAGCCTTTTGCgacagcaccaccaccaccccctccACCACCCCCACCATCTGCCCCAGGGCCACCTCGGGCATTGCCTAAAACTTTCGTTGGAGGATTTCCACCCCAGACTTCACCGAAACCATCAGGTGTTTCCATGCAGATGTCTCCAGTTGCTTCTCTTCTAACAGgtcctccaccacctcctccaccacctccaccccCACCTGCATCTGTAAAAATGCATGCACCAGCTACATTGCCCAAACAGCAGAGCATCACTAAGACGATGCCCCATTTGAACCAGACCTCCACTACATCATCTTTAGTCAAACAGATTGCCAGCCAGTTTCCGGGTGCTGTTCCCATAGTGGCCAACCATGTAGAGGGTCACAAACCCCCGCTATCAGCACCTGCAGTTAAGACTAAACCAAAATGGCAACCTGGAGGACAAGTTCAGCAACAGCAGCGTTCACCTGAGTTTCCACCACCACCTTCAGATACTACACTTACTTTTCCGCCACCACCACCCCCATGTCCACCTCCACCAGGTCCagcaccaccacctccaccaccacttcCCCCTGCACAGTTAAGTTCTGCAGTGAAGGCTCCCTCTGGATACTATGGAGGTAGCAAGAAGCCTCCCCCTACCCCTCTACGCAACTCCAGTGTCAAGTCCGATGAATACCAGGAGTCCATCCGAAATCTAGTGGGCAAGTTCAATCCCAGCTCAGTGTCTTCTGCTTCATTGTCTTCTGGTTCTCCTTCCAAGGACTCCTATGCTGGACCACCTGCACCACCTAAACCTGGCAAGCTTAACTTGGCCAACTTACCACTGGCTTTGCAGAACAGAGTAAGTCAAAACCAGCAGAGCAACACACATTGTCCCTCCCATGCCAAAACTGAGAATAATagctttcctcctcctcctcctcctcctcctcctcctcctccaccacacATATCTAATctcccacctccaccaccatTACCAGGGACCCCAAAAGTAGCTGTGGTGAACCCCCAGCCCCAGCCTGCTTGGAGCAAGAACTCCCTGAAGAAGACAGCACCTGCTACATCTATACGGCGCAACAATACAACTCCTGAGCCTCCACCACCATGCCCACCTCTGCAGGGAGCAGCACCTCCAACTTCTCCAAAAGGAAGTACTCAACCAAACTTTCTAGAGGACTTGCACCGGACACTGAGGCGCAAGTCTTTGAGAAACTCTGCAGCCAAGATGGACCCTGTGGCCACCATGGATGACATGGTACTGCCTCCACCTCCTCCAGAGCTTCTTGACCAGCAGAGACTTAGCGGGAGTGGATATATGTCCAATAACATCTCTGGCTATGCAACAATAAGGCGAGGCCCACCGCCTGCCCCACCTAAACGGGACAACAGCACCAAATTGACAAACTGA